A genomic segment from Paenibacillus sp. FSL K6-1096 encodes:
- a CDS encoding EAL domain-containing protein, translating into MDQMGIHYNIWIVLLSFALVAAASYSALNLISQVSHSAGRVRRLWLLSGACVLGSGIWAMHFVGIMASRLPFKVSYHPGTAVLSLLLIMSACYASLQIVTASRQRSWRFPAGGMILGSGITIMHYTGMSAMKLEMQVHYRLSDQAVSVLIALISSYIGLLLLRRFKDITGFSRWKLSSALFIALAVTGMHYTSLRTSILHPQGPQGAAPLLMETDVILLTGISMVTLFVLAVSGGAVFLDRNVLERMAYHDPLTELPNRHGLERYFREEFFRDTPGAVFFVDLDRFKSINDTLGHDIGDLLLCEVSARLTACVGTQGKVFRLGGDEFLIALPDCCVGAAEAKAQHILQELKKSYSIEDNELYVTASVGISLTPAHGTDRSALMKAADTALYTSKDSGKNKFSVFDLEMNRHQVRRMSLEKDLRKALARSEFMVVYQPKWDSLLNVTVGLEALLRWRHPDHGIVSPAEFIPIAEETGLIVPITYWMLHEVCGQNMLWHKANVANVAVSINMSARMFEGGSLCDVVEEALACSGLAPHFLELEITESIAMNNMEETVAQLSKLRELGVRVSLDDFGTGFSSLGNLDEIPVNTLKIDQVFIRKSKMHSKKAIISNIIAIASNLNMEVVAEGVETTEQIELLQSLGCRVMQGFYYGRPMPVKELGQWFIENTA; encoded by the coding sequence ATGGATCAAATGGGAATCCACTATAATATCTGGATTGTATTGCTATCCTTCGCGCTTGTAGCGGCAGCATCGTACTCTGCGCTTAATCTGATCTCCCAGGTCTCCCATTCTGCGGGCCGGGTCCGGCGTCTATGGCTGCTCTCGGGTGCCTGCGTGCTCGGCAGCGGAATATGGGCCATGCATTTCGTAGGCATTATGGCCAGCCGCCTGCCCTTCAAGGTCAGCTATCATCCCGGCACAGCGGTTCTGTCTCTGCTCCTAATCATGTCGGCTTGTTACGCATCGCTCCAGATTGTGACGGCTTCCCGCCAGAGAAGCTGGCGGTTCCCCGCCGGCGGTATGATTCTGGGCAGCGGCATTACAATCATGCACTATACCGGGATGTCCGCCATGAAGCTGGAGATGCAGGTTCATTACAGGCTGAGCGATCAGGCGGTATCGGTACTAATCGCCCTGATCTCTTCCTATATCGGATTGCTCCTGCTCCGCAGATTCAAGGATATTACCGGCTTCAGCCGCTGGAAGCTGTCCTCGGCCCTCTTCATCGCTCTGGCGGTTACCGGAATGCATTATACCAGTCTGAGAACAAGCATCCTGCACCCGCAAGGACCGCAGGGGGCTGCGCCGCTGCTGATGGAGACAGATGTGATTCTGCTGACCGGCATCTCGATGGTTACCCTGTTCGTGCTGGCGGTCTCCGGCGGCGCGGTATTCCTGGACAGGAATGTCCTGGAGCGCATGGCCTACCATGATCCGCTCACGGAGCTGCCGAACCGGCACGGCCTGGAGCGTTATTTCCGGGAGGAGTTCTTCCGTGACACGCCGGGGGCCGTGTTCTTTGTGGACCTGGACCGCTTCAAGTCGATCAATGATACGCTTGGGCACGATATTGGCGATCTGCTGCTGTGCGAGGTATCCGCCAGGCTGACTGCCTGTGTCGGGACACAGGGCAAGGTCTTCCGGCTTGGCGGGGATGAGTTCCTGATCGCCCTGCCGGATTGCTGTGTCGGGGCGGCGGAAGCGAAGGCCCAGCATATTTTGCAGGAGCTTAAGAAGTCCTATAGCATTGAAGACAATGAGCTGTATGTGACGGCGAGCGTGGGCATCAGCCTGACCCCTGCACACGGCACCGACCGCTCCGCGCTGATGAAGGCTGCCGATACGGCGCTCTATACCTCCAAGGATTCGGGCAAGAACAAATTCAGCGTGTTCGATCTGGAGATGAACCGCCATCAGGTGCGGCGGATGTCTCTGGAGAAGGATCTGCGCAAGGCGCTGGCCCGTTCAGAGTTCATGGTGGTCTACCAGCCGAAGTGGGATTCCCTCCTGAATGTGACGGTGGGGCTGGAAGCGCTCCTGCGCTGGAGACATCCGGATCACGGCATTGTCTCACCGGCCGAGTTCATTCCGATCGCCGAGGAGACGGGCCTGATCGTCCCGATTACATATTGGATGCTGCATGAGGTCTGCGGGCAGAATATGCTCTGGCACAAGGCCAATGTAGCGAATGTGGCGGTTTCGATCAATATGTCGGCAAGGATGTTCGAAGGCGGAAGCCTGTGTGATGTGGTGGAGGAAGCACTGGCGTGCTCCGGCCTGGCCCCGCATTTCCTGGAACTGGAGATTACCGAATCGATTGCAATGAACAATATGGAGGAGACGGTGGCCCAGCTCTCCAAGCTGCGGGAGCTGGGGGTCAGGGTCTCGCTGGATGACTTCGGAACCGGTTTCTCTTCGCTCGGCAACCTGGACGAGATTCCGGTCAACACGCTGAAGATCGATCAGGTGTTCATCCGCAAAAGCAAGATGCACTCCAAGAAGGCGATCATCAGCAACATCATTGCCATTGCCAGCAACCTGAACATGGAGGTTGTTGCCGAGGGTGTCGAGACGACCGAGCAGATCGAGCTGCTGCAATCGCTGGGCTGCCGGGTCATGCAGGGCTTCTACTACGGGCGTCCCATGCCGGTGAAGGAATTAGGCCAGTGGTTTATTGAGAATACGGCTTGA
- a CDS encoding ABC transporter ATP-binding protein — protein MSFTEEPVISIEGLWMRYSDRLVLRGIDLQVYRGQIIGYIGPNGAGKSTTVKIMLGLVEGYNGTIRIFGRDIADGDTAYKRRIGYVPEVAELYDSLTAREYLTFTGELYGLQHADADAKAQKLMGLLNLDKAYDMRIASYSKGMKQKVLLIASLLHDPDILFLDEPLSGLDANSVMVVKEIFATLAARGKTIFYSSHIMDVVEKISSRIILLDGGDIVADGTFTELREQSREGSLEEIFNQLTGFDKYRDIASEFVAVIGEGAAYE, from the coding sequence ATGAGCTTCACCGAGGAACCGGTTATTTCAATTGAGGGACTATGGATGAGGTACAGCGACCGATTGGTTCTGCGGGGTATTGATCTTCAGGTCTACCGTGGACAGATTATCGGATATATCGGACCCAATGGCGCAGGCAAAAGCACCACCGTCAAGATCATGCTCGGGCTGGTGGAGGGCTATAACGGAACTATACGGATCTTTGGCCGGGATATTGCGGACGGCGATACTGCATATAAAAGAAGAATCGGCTACGTGCCGGAAGTAGCGGAGCTGTATGACAGCCTGACAGCCAGGGAGTATCTTACCTTCACCGGTGAGCTGTACGGCTTGCAGCACGCGGATGCCGATGCCAAGGCGCAGAAGCTGATGGGGCTGCTTAATCTGGATAAAGCCTACGACATGCGGATTGCCTCTTATTCCAAAGGAATGAAGCAGAAGGTGCTGCTGATTGCCAGCCTGCTGCATGACCCGGACATTCTGTTCCTGGACGAGCCGCTCAGCGGTCTGGATGCCAACAGTGTGATGGTGGTGAAGGAGATTTTTGCCACCCTTGCCGCCAGGGGCAAGACGATTTTTTATTCGTCGCATATTATGGATGTGGTCGAGAAGATCAGCAGCCGGATCATCCTGCTGGACGGGGGCGATATTGTAGCGGACGGCACGTTCACGGAGCTGCGGGAGCAGAGCCGGGAGGGGTCGCTGGAGGAAATCTTTAACCAGCTGACCGGCTTCGACAAGTATAGGGACATCGCCAGCGAGTTCGTTGCGGTGATCGGCGAAGGTGCAGCGTATGAATGA
- a CDS encoding Gfo/Idh/MocA family oxidoreductase, whose product MTQKLRWGIMGCAQIATGSVMPAIQESETGVIRAVASRGLAKSSSIAAEFGIEQAYGSYEELLADPEVDAVYIPLPNHLHCEWVIRAAGAGKHVLCEKPIALNSREAAEMVEACRKAGVHLAEAYMYRHHPRIAELQEIIASGGIGELRSIRGTFTYNDAEDTTNIRFKSAWGGGSLYDIGCYPLTAARLLFGAEPEAVTVQAMFSPEHDNVDMMASGLVEFPGGRGLIFDCGMWAYNRQLLEVLGTEGRIEVPMPFNARFDDAEFFVYGSGEPRRVEAFGANPYVQQADHFATAVFTGKPWIAAEDPVLNMRLIESCLESARRRERISMT is encoded by the coding sequence ATGACACAGAAGCTTCGCTGGGGAATTATGGGCTGCGCGCAGATCGCTACAGGCTCCGTGATGCCGGCCATCCAGGAGTCCGAGACCGGGGTGATCCGGGCGGTGGCCAGCCGCGGGCTTGCGAAGAGCAGCAGCATCGCCGCCGAATTCGGCATTGAGCAGGCTTACGGCAGCTACGAAGAGCTGCTGGCAGACCCGGAGGTTGATGCGGTCTATATCCCGCTGCCCAATCACCTGCACTGCGAGTGGGTGATCCGGGCGGCCGGGGCGGGCAAGCATGTGCTGTGTGAGAAGCCGATAGCCCTGAACAGCCGCGAGGCCGCCGAGATGGTGGAGGCCTGCCGGAAGGCGGGCGTCCACTTGGCGGAGGCGTATATGTACCGCCATCATCCGCGCATCGCCGAGCTGCAGGAGATTATCGCCAGCGGCGGGATCGGCGAGCTGCGCTCGATCCGCGGCACATTCACTTATAACGATGCGGAGGACACTACGAATATCCGCTTCAAGTCGGCCTGGGGCGGCGGCTCGCTGTACGATATCGGCTGCTACCCGCTCACCGCTGCCCGGCTGCTGTTCGGTGCTGAGCCGGAGGCGGTTACCGTTCAGGCGATGTTCTCCCCGGAGCATGACAATGTCGACATGATGGCCTCCGGGCTGGTCGAGTTCCCCGGCGGGAGAGGGCTTATCTTCGACTGCGGGATGTGGGCCTACAACCGCCAATTGCTGGAGGTGCTGGGCACGGAGGGGCGGATCGAGGTGCCGATGCCGTTCAATGCCAGATTCGATGATGCCGAGTTCTTCGTGTACGGCAGCGGCGAGCCGCGGCGTGTCGAAGCCTTCGGCGCCAACCCCTACGTCCAGCAGGCGGATCATTTCGCCACGGCGGTCTTCACGGGCAAGCCCTGGATCGCGGCTGAGGACCCGGTCCTGAATATGCGGCTGATTGAGAGCTGCCTGGAATCGGCCCGCAGGCGGGAGCGGATCAGCATGACGTAA
- a CDS encoding 1,4-dihydroxy-2-naphthoate polyprenyltransferase, with translation MNVRTFFKFVELPTKVASMLPLLLGTLYALYRFEHFYPLRFALMLVSLLSFDMATTAINNYYDFKKAAKTHGYGYETHNPIVYYRLKESTVVAVIVILLGLAAGGGLALVAQTGLLVFLLGGLSFLIGILYSFGPIPISRMPLGELFSGLFMGFVIIFISAYIHSDQTVVTLLLQGEWVSLHVNLLEVLYLFWFSVPAILGIAGIMLANNICDIEDDMENRRYTLPVYIGRENALLLYRLLYYVSFADMVVLVLLGVHPALVLLLLLILIPLRRNIARFCQEQHKGTTFILSVRNFILMSAARILVLGIAVIWAAVWPA, from the coding sequence GTGAATGTAAGAACGTTCTTCAAGTTTGTAGAGCTGCCGACCAAGGTGGCCAGTATGCTGCCGCTGCTGCTGGGTACGCTCTATGCCCTCTACCGGTTCGAGCACTTCTATCCCCTGCGCTTCGCGCTGATGCTGGTGTCGCTGCTGAGCTTCGATATGGCAACCACGGCGATCAATAACTATTATGATTTCAAAAAAGCGGCCAAAACCCACGGCTACGGCTACGAGACCCATAATCCGATTGTGTATTACCGGCTGAAGGAGAGCACGGTGGTGGCGGTCATCGTCATTCTGCTCGGGCTTGCAGCCGGCGGGGGGCTGGCCCTGGTCGCCCAGACCGGACTGCTGGTCTTTCTGCTCGGCGGGCTGTCCTTCCTGATCGGCATACTCTATTCGTTCGGGCCGATTCCCATCTCGCGGATGCCGCTCGGCGAGCTGTTCTCCGGCCTCTTCATGGGGTTCGTCATTATTTTCATCTCTGCCTATATCCATTCGGACCAGACGGTAGTTACCCTGCTGCTCCAGGGGGAGTGGGTCAGCCTGCATGTCAATCTGCTGGAGGTGCTGTATCTGTTCTGGTTCTCGGTGCCGGCCATTCTTGGCATCGCCGGGATTATGCTGGCGAACAACATCTGCGACATCGAGGATGATATGGAGAACCGCAGATATACGCTGCCGGTATATATCGGACGGGAGAACGCACTGCTGCTGTACAGGCTGCTGTATTATGTCTCTTTCGCAGATATGGTGGTGCTGGTGCTGCTCGGGGTGCACCCGGCTCTGGTGCTGCTGCTTCTGCTGATCCTGATTCCGCTGCGCCGCAACATCGCGCGGTTCTGCCAGGAACAGCATAAAGGCACTACTTTCATTCTGTCTGTCAGGAATTTCATCCTGATGAGCGCGGCAAGAATCCTCGTGCTGGGTATAGCTGTTATATGGGCCGCCGTATGGCCTGCATAG
- a CDS encoding EAL domain-containing protein, producing MRLRQKIIIFISLAVGLGMGTTYLLLHTFLLNRFVQLDEAELRRSLEQTMTAYNQELDNMRTRLLNFSVRDETYTFMSSPAAPGSAATRPADTAFITRSLDPAVYPGNRFDLIALLDDNGQPRSGGSYDKAAGTVTPLSREQLTLLRLIHNRLPVPKTAGESRTGLVNLDNGLMLVTLAPVLNSSGDKPAPGTAVAGRMLNKDELAKLRDDPESGIQIGSLTPPLLEDSGGSRIWTSPPAGGRMSIHAVMNDLFGRPIVLSLQKPRELYDSGVKALSAFRPYYLTFILLLIASSVLFVNRSILRRISSLVGNIRAIGSSKDLSIRIPPSARDEFSAVEEEFNRMIDSLEQTQDELRRQSMLDPLTRLPNRSLFFDKLNEAIAALKGSGRQLVLVFIDLDHFKTVNDMLGHDFGDAILKETAFRLTRIVGKHDVVSRLGGDEFTILLYDVPDAASMVRQLSRIQETLSMPHRIKGHLLYSTASIGTSTYPRNGEDADDLVKQADLAMFHVKESGRNNIFHYSEELEAGIRRRKVLAQQLLHAAAANEFELHYQPILGAGSLQVTKVEALLRWNNPDHGSISPAEFIPLAESSGSIIGIGTWVLRQVCSDMREFRSRGLELTAAVNISALQLMQPGLLELLLELLDTYGLPASSLELEITESVLVSGDGIFLSLQQLRAHGFRISLDDFGTGFSSLSYLRRFPVDVIKIDRSFVSEMSLDARGDVLVKAIIGLSHNLGLRVVSEGIEQKEQFDRLRTLGSDELQGYYISRPLRADALYSFLEEEQYYSRPK from the coding sequence ATGAGACTCCGCCAAAAAATAATCATCTTCATTAGTCTGGCTGTCGGACTCGGAATGGGCACGACTTATCTGCTGCTCCATACGTTTCTGTTGAACCGCTTCGTCCAGCTGGATGAAGCAGAGCTGCGGCGCAGCCTGGAGCAGACCATGACCGCTTATAACCAGGAGCTGGATAACATGAGAACCCGGCTGCTGAATTTCAGCGTTCGGGATGAGACCTACACGTTCATGTCCTCCCCGGCGGCTCCCGGCTCCGCCGCCACCCGCCCTGCGGATACGGCCTTCATTACCCGCAGCCTTGATCCGGCTGTCTATCCCGGGAACCGCTTTGATCTGATTGCCCTGCTCGATGATAACGGCCAGCCCCGTTCCGGCGGCTCCTATGACAAGGCCGCCGGAACGGTTACGCCTCTATCCCGGGAGCAGCTGACACTGCTCCGGCTGATCCATAACCGCCTGCCCGTCCCCAAGACCGCCGGCGAGAGCAGAACCGGCCTGGTGAATCTGGACAATGGCCTTATGCTGGTTACCCTGGCGCCTGTTCTGAACAGCAGCGGGGACAAGCCGGCCCCGGGAACGGCCGTTGCCGGGCGGATGCTGAATAAGGATGAGCTTGCCAAGCTCCGGGATGATCCGGAGTCGGGCATCCAGATCGGCAGCCTGACTCCGCCGCTGCTTGAAGACAGTGGCGGCAGCCGCATCTGGACCAGCCCCCCGGCAGGCGGACGGATGTCCATTCACGCCGTGATGAACGACCTGTTCGGCAGGCCCATAGTGCTCTCTCTGCAGAAGCCCCGCGAGCTGTATGACAGCGGTGTGAAGGCGCTCAGCGCCTTCCGCCCGTACTATCTCACCTTCATTCTGCTGCTGATTGCCTCAAGCGTCCTGTTTGTCAACCGGTCTATTCTGCGCCGTATCTCTTCCCTGGTAGGGAATATCCGGGCCATCGGCAGCAGCAAGGATCTGTCGATCCGCATCCCTCCCTCCGCCCGGGATGAGTTCAGTGCGGTAGAGGAGGAATTCAACCGGATGATTGACTCGCTGGAGCAGACGCAGGATGAGCTGCGCCGTCAGTCGATGCTGGACCCGCTGACCCGGCTGCCGAACCGCTCGCTTTTTTTTGACAAGCTGAATGAAGCGATAGCTGCCCTCAAGGGCAGCGGCAGGCAACTGGTCCTCGTCTTCATTGATCTGGATCATTTCAAGACGGTGAACGATATGCTGGGGCATGATTTCGGTGATGCCATCCTGAAGGAGACTGCCTTCCGGCTCACCCGCATCGTCGGCAAGCATGATGTGGTCTCCCGGCTCGGCGGGGATGAATTCACCATTCTGCTCTATGATGTGCCCGATGCCGCCAGCATGGTCCGCCAGCTCTCCCGCATTCAGGAGACGCTCTCCATGCCGCACCGGATCAAGGGCCATTTGCTGTACAGCACCGCCAGCATCGGGACCAGCACCTATCCGAGGAACGGGGAGGATGCCGATGATCTGGTCAAGCAGGCGGACCTAGCCATGTTCCATGTCAAAGAGAGCGGGCGCAATAACATCTTCCATTATTCCGAAGAGCTGGAAGCAGGCATCCGCCGCAGGAAGGTGCTCGCCCAGCAGCTGCTCCACGCGGCGGCCGCGAACGAGTTCGAGCTGCATTATCAGCCGATCCTCGGCGCCGGCTCGCTGCAGGTCACCAAGGTAGAGGCCCTGCTGCGCTGGAACAACCCGGACCACGGCAGCATCTCGCCGGCCGAATTCATTCCGCTGGCCGAGAGCAGCGGCTCGATTATAGGCATCGGCACCTGGGTGCTGCGCCAGGTCTGCTCCGATATGCGCGAGTTCCGCAGCCGGGGCCTGGAGCTTACCGCCGCAGTGAATATCTCGGCGCTGCAGCTGATGCAGCCGGGCCTCTTGGAGCTGCTGCTGGAGCTGCTGGACACCTACGGGCTGCCTGCATCGAGCCTGGAGCTGGAGATCACCGAGAGCGTCCTCGTCTCGGGGGACGGCATCTTCCTGTCGCTGCAGCAGCTCAGGGCCCACGGCTTCCGGATCTCGCTCGATGACTTCGGCACCGGCTTCTCCTCCCTGAGCTATCTGCGCCGCTTCCCGGTGGATGTCATCAAGATCGACCGCTCCTTCGTCTCAGAGATGTCACTGGACGCCCGGGGCGACGTGCTGGTCAAGGCGATTATCGGGCTGAGCCATAATCTGGGGTTGCGGGTCGTCTCCGAAGGCATTGAGCAGAAGGAGCAGTTCGACAGGCTGCGCACACTCGGCAGCGATGAGCTTCAGGGGTACTATATCAGCCGGCCGCTGCGGGCGGACGCGCTGTATTCGTTTTTGGAAGAGGAGCAGTATTACAGCAGACCCAAATGA
- a CDS encoding acetate uptake transporter, whose amino-acid sequence MSAQPQPAQSVKIITADPSAIGLFGLAIVTLVASSQKLEITTGLSYCIPWAIFLGAFAQLFASIQDAKHNNTFGMTAFGAYAFFWFGMGASWLIKLGVFGTVLAEGVDPKQLGFVFAGYLVFTLFMTLGAVEANRVLLIIFILIDFLFLGLSLNAFDVAAEFFHKLAAVSELAIGIVSLYGCGASVLNAHFGRTFLPVGAPLRIFKK is encoded by the coding sequence ATGTCAGCGCAACCGCAACCCGCCCAATCCGTCAAAATCATCACCGCCGATCCCAGCGCCATCGGCCTGTTCGGACTGGCTATCGTCACCCTGGTCGCTTCTTCGCAAAAGCTCGAAATCACAACAGGCCTGAGCTACTGTATCCCGTGGGCTATCTTCCTCGGTGCCTTCGCCCAGCTGTTCGCATCCATTCAGGATGCCAAGCACAACAACACCTTCGGCATGACGGCCTTCGGCGCCTACGCGTTCTTCTGGTTCGGCATGGGCGCAAGCTGGCTGATCAAGCTCGGTGTGTTCGGCACAGTGCTGGCGGAGGGCGTTGATCCCAAGCAGCTCGGCTTTGTTTTTGCCGGATATCTGGTCTTCACTCTCTTCATGACCCTGGGGGCTGTCGAGGCGAACCGCGTGCTGCTGATTATCTTCATTCTGATAGACTTCCTGTTCCTGGGCCTCTCGCTGAATGCCTTCGATGTCGCTGCAGAGTTCTTCCACAAGCTGGCCGCTGTATCGGAGCTGGCTATCGGAATCGTCTCTCTATACGGCTGCGGCGCTTCCGTGCTGAATGCCCATTTCGGACGCACCTTCCTGCCGGTTGGCGCACCGCTGCGCATCTTCAAGAAGTAG